One Azoarcus sp. DN11 DNA segment encodes these proteins:
- a CDS encoding universal stress protein, translating to MFKHILVPTDGSPLSESTVARAVSFAKDAGARITFFYAQPDFPMPIYGEGALIDPTTPEQFGKAAADEAKRILDAARVAADEAGVASDTDTVVNEVPYEAVIDAAQRHGCDLIFMASHGRRGIAGLLLGSETQKVLTHSKIPVLVYR from the coding sequence ATGTTCAAGCACATACTCGTACCCACCGACGGCTCCCCGCTGTCCGAAAGCACCGTGGCCCGTGCAGTGTCCTTCGCAAAGGATGCCGGCGCCCGCATCACGTTCTTCTATGCCCAACCGGATTTCCCCATGCCGATCTACGGCGAAGGAGCCCTGATCGACCCGACGACGCCGGAACAGTTCGGCAAGGCCGCGGCTGACGAAGCCAAGCGGATCCTGGATGCAGCAAGGGTCGCAGCCGACGAAGCCGGTGTCGCCTCCGATACCGACACGGTCGTCAATGAGGTGCCCTACGAGGCCGTCATCGATGCCGCGCAGCGTCACGGATGCGACCTGATCTTCATGGCATCCCACGGCCGCCGCGGAATTGCCGGCCTGCTTTTGGGCAGCGAGACGCAAAAGGTCCTGACCCACAGCAAGATCCCGGTTCTCGTTTACCGCTGA
- a CDS encoding SirB2 family protein codes for MYLTVKHLHVTCAVLSGSGFLLQGLWMMLRSPLVDHRVTRILPHIIDTVFLGSAITLAVMSGQYPFVVPWVTAKVIGLVVYILLGATALRWGRTMRTRVLALAAAVVTFSWIVSVALSKNPAGFLTLTGVF; via the coding sequence ATGTACCTGACGGTCAAGCACCTGCACGTCACGTGTGCCGTTCTGAGCGGCAGCGGCTTCCTGCTGCAGGGCCTATGGATGATGCTCCGGAGTCCCCTCGTCGATCATCGTGTGACGCGCATCCTGCCGCACATCATCGATACGGTATTCCTGGGGAGCGCGATCACGCTTGCGGTGATGAGCGGGCAGTATCCCTTCGTCGTGCCCTGGGTCACCGCGAAGGTCATCGGTCTCGTCGTCTACATCCTTCTCGGCGCGACTGCGCTGCGCTGGGGTCGCACGATGCGGACCCGCGTGCTGGCGCTGGCCGCGGCCGTCGTCACTTTCTCGTGGATCGTCTCGGTGGCGTTGAGCAAGAACCCCGCCGGATTCCTGACTCTTACCGGAGTGTTTTGA
- a CDS encoding NnrS family protein — protein sequence MLFVAPHRAMFLSGAVMLLVSFAMWALELSARAGLMPAIGWVLPPAWMHALLVTSGVFPFFMFGFLLTAMPRWQGYDEIAPGRWLWAWRLLAAGWALTVAGMLVPGIAILGLMLVLVGWGGLQRILWQVAHHGDLEALHARLVCYAMIAGMAAVLAWLGFAASGNPIWARVAIEVAVFCSLLPVFFGVCHRMVPFFSSGVIPAYVMVRPLWVMVLVVGGSALHAVLDVAGLQALRWVVDAPAAFAALWLSRQWRPVPALKVPLLGMLHIGFLWLGIALTLFSIQGVASLLGYAVLGLAPLHAIGVGFFGSVLLAMVSRVSLGHSGRKLVADRLTWGLFLGLELVVVIRVLAEVVPAGWSATVMLLAVLGWLGVFGAWATRYLPIYWRPRSDGRPG from the coding sequence ATGCTGTTTGTCGCGCCGCACCGGGCAATGTTCCTGTCGGGTGCGGTGATGCTGCTCGTGAGCTTTGCGATGTGGGCACTGGAACTCAGCGCCCGCGCGGGGCTGATGCCCGCAATCGGCTGGGTGCTCCCTCCGGCATGGATGCACGCGCTGCTCGTCACGTCCGGCGTGTTCCCGTTCTTCATGTTCGGCTTCCTTCTCACCGCCATGCCGCGCTGGCAGGGCTACGACGAGATTGCGCCGGGGCGCTGGCTGTGGGCGTGGCGCCTGCTGGCGGCGGGATGGGCATTGACTGTCGCGGGCATGCTCGTGCCCGGCATCGCCATCCTGGGGCTGATGCTGGTACTCGTCGGCTGGGGCGGGCTGCAGCGCATCCTGTGGCAGGTCGCGCATCACGGGGATCTGGAGGCCCTGCATGCCCGTCTCGTGTGCTATGCGATGATCGCCGGAATGGCCGCCGTCCTCGCCTGGCTCGGCTTTGCGGCGAGCGGCAACCCGATCTGGGCGCGCGTCGCGATCGAGGTCGCTGTGTTCTGCTCACTGCTGCCGGTGTTCTTCGGCGTGTGTCATCGCATGGTGCCGTTCTTCTCGAGCGGCGTGATCCCCGCCTACGTGATGGTGCGCCCGCTGTGGGTCATGGTCCTGGTCGTCGGCGGAAGCGCCCTGCATGCGGTGCTGGACGTCGCGGGATTGCAGGCGCTGCGCTGGGTGGTCGATGCGCCCGCCGCCTTTGCCGCGCTGTGGCTGTCGCGGCAGTGGAGGCCGGTTCCGGCGCTGAAGGTGCCGCTGCTGGGGATGCTGCACATCGGCTTTCTCTGGCTCGGAATCGCGCTGACGCTGTTCTCCATCCAGGGCGTCGCATCGTTGCTGGGTTACGCGGTCCTGGGGCTGGCGCCCCTGCATGCGATCGGCGTCGGCTTCTTCGGATCCGTCCTGTTGGCGATGGTCTCGCGTGTCAGCCTGGGCCACTCCGGACGCAAGCTCGTCGCCGACCGGCTGACCTGGGGACTGTTCCTCGGGCTGGAACTGGTGGTCGTGATCCGGGTCCTTGCTGAAGTGGTTCCCGCGGGCTGGTCCGCCACGGTCATGCTGCTCGCCGTCCTGGGCTGGCTGGGCGTGTTCGGCGCCTGGGCCACACGCTACCTGCCAATCTACTGGCGGCCGCGCAGCGACGGTCGCCCTGGGTGA
- a CDS encoding alpha/beta fold hydrolase, with product MAAPIVHAQLAWLSHPQELAERIAELSSDLLRLQWHSACRAMGLRSEDPVVPHADDVRFADAAWTDSPTWDLTKEWYLACTHHVQDMLFDTPGLSSKERRRAAFWWRKWLNAVAPTNFFWTNPVAMRRAIESKGESIRSGIRNMLTDLEAGEIRMSSPGDFKVGVTLGTTEGAVVFRNRLLEVIHYAPTRPRVHAEPVVIVTPWINKFYILDLTPKKSMVRYLLDQGFDVFITSWKNPDAPMRDVTFDSYLEDGVHAIVETARAFTGAAKVHAVGYCIGGTALAMYMAWANRRFGPEEVPVADWTLFTTLVDFRKPGDIEVFVDDASVRYISENMARKGFLEGKEMASAFRLLRSNSLIWHYVVHGWLYGEAPAPFDVLYWNMDATRMPYAMHAWYLRELYLENRLIEVDALKISGQPIDLSRIVQPLYAVGAEDDHIAPWEQAYRINNLVTGARRFVLSSSGHILGIVNPPVNPPKRKYWVAPARRTDKAADWRKHAAEHDGSWWDDWMAWLKPRCGELVDARPAASQAFPALEKAPGRYVLER from the coding sequence ATGGCGGCGCCCATCGTGCATGCGCAGCTCGCATGGCTCTCCCATCCTCAGGAACTGGCCGAGCGCATCGCGGAGCTGTCGAGCGACCTGCTGCGTCTGCAGTGGCATTCGGCCTGCCGGGCGATGGGATTGCGCAGCGAGGATCCGGTTGTTCCCCATGCAGATGATGTGCGGTTTGCCGATGCCGCCTGGACCGACTCGCCGACGTGGGACCTGACGAAGGAGTGGTACCTCGCCTGTACGCACCACGTGCAGGACATGCTCTTCGACACGCCCGGCCTCTCGAGCAAGGAACGCCGCCGTGCCGCGTTCTGGTGGCGGAAGTGGCTCAATGCCGTGGCTCCGACGAATTTCTTCTGGACGAACCCCGTCGCGATGCGCAGGGCCATCGAATCGAAGGGGGAGAGCATCAGGAGCGGAATCCGGAACATGCTCACGGACCTCGAAGCCGGGGAGATCCGCATGAGCAGCCCGGGGGATTTCAAGGTCGGCGTGACGCTCGGGACGACCGAGGGCGCCGTGGTGTTCCGCAATCGGCTGCTCGAGGTGATCCACTATGCGCCCACTCGGCCCCGGGTGCATGCGGAGCCGGTGGTGATCGTCACGCCCTGGATCAACAAGTTCTACATCCTCGATCTGACGCCGAAGAAGAGCATGGTGCGCTACCTGCTCGACCAGGGGTTCGACGTGTTCATCACGAGCTGGAAGAACCCCGACGCGCCGATGCGCGATGTCACGTTCGACAGCTATCTGGAGGACGGCGTGCACGCCATCGTTGAGACGGCGCGCGCGTTTACCGGCGCCGCCAAGGTGCATGCGGTCGGATACTGCATCGGCGGCACGGCGCTGGCGATGTACATGGCCTGGGCGAACCGCCGATTCGGGCCGGAGGAGGTGCCGGTCGCGGACTGGACGCTCTTCACGACGCTGGTCGATTTTCGCAAGCCCGGCGACATCGAGGTGTTCGTGGACGATGCGAGCGTGCGCTACATCTCGGAGAACATGGCACGCAAGGGCTTCCTCGAGGGCAAGGAGATGGCATCCGCCTTCCGCCTGTTGCGGTCCAACAGCCTGATCTGGCATTACGTCGTGCACGGCTGGCTCTACGGCGAGGCGCCGGCGCCGTTCGACGTGCTGTACTGGAACATGGACGCCACGCGCATGCCGTACGCGATGCACGCGTGGTACTTGCGCGAGCTGTACCTCGAAAATCGCCTGATCGAGGTCGATGCGCTGAAGATCTCAGGGCAGCCGATCGATCTTTCCCGGATCGTGCAGCCGCTGTATGCCGTTGGCGCCGAGGACGATCACATCGCGCCGTGGGAGCAGGCTTACCGGATCAACAATCTCGTTACCGGGGCTCGGCGTTTCGTCCTGTCGAGTTCGGGCCATATCCTCGGAATCGTCAATCCACCGGTGAATCCGCCCAAGCGCAAGTACTGGGTTGCGCCTGCCCGTCGCACCGACAAGGCTGCCGATTGGCGCAAGCATGCTGCCGAGCACGACGGCAGCTGGTGGGATGACTGGATGGCCTGGCTCAAGCCGCGTTGCGGTGAGCTCGTCGACGCGCGTCCTGCAGCATCGCAGGCATTCCCGGCACTCGAGAAGGCTCCCGGTCGATACGTGCTGGAACGCTGA
- a CDS encoding MBL fold metallo-hydrolase, whose product MELTFFGAAGEVTGSCARVRYDGGIFLVDCGLFQGGRDADRKNLQALDFDLRGIDFVLLTHAHLDHSGLVPRLVSLGYRGKIYATAATVDLVGVLLLDSAHIMEKEAEWVNRGKRQRNLRRGYEAGPLYTVNQARTSLVSLRKMAYGEEFSPHPGVRCRFHDAGHILGSAVIEIDVESGGARRRLVFSGDLGQPARPVLRDPTPLSEADCLVVESTYGNRAHRALAETETELVSVLRDTLERRKGNVVIPAFAVGRTQEMLFVLADIVRQGKLASLHVVVDSPMAAAVTELTLRYDDLWDEETRDLLAWMRGHPERMRVRFVQDVEESKALNNERSGLVIISASGMCEAGRIKHHLQYNIGRSECSVVICGFQAAGTLGRRLVDGARTITLFGEKFPVRAAIHTIGGLSAHADQPALLAWLSHFARPPRNTFVVHGEREASSALADAVTERFAWPNVTIPVAGHGYTLT is encoded by the coding sequence ATGGAACTGACATTTTTCGGCGCAGCCGGAGAGGTCACCGGCTCATGCGCGCGGGTGCGTTACGACGGTGGAATTTTCCTCGTGGACTGCGGCCTTTTCCAGGGCGGGAGGGATGCAGACCGAAAGAACCTGCAGGCACTCGACTTTGACCTGCGCGGTATCGACTTCGTGCTCCTGACGCATGCCCATCTCGACCACTCGGGCCTCGTGCCGCGCCTGGTGTCGTTGGGCTACCGGGGAAAGATCTATGCGACCGCCGCCACCGTGGACTTGGTGGGTGTGCTGCTGCTCGACTCGGCGCACATCATGGAAAAGGAGGCCGAGTGGGTCAATCGTGGCAAGCGGCAGCGGAACCTGCGTCGCGGCTACGAGGCCGGCCCCCTGTACACGGTCAACCAGGCCCGGACGAGCCTCGTCAGCTTGCGCAAGATGGCGTATGGCGAGGAGTTCAGTCCGCATCCCGGAGTCCGCTGCCGGTTCCATGACGCCGGGCACATCCTCGGCTCCGCGGTGATCGAGATCGATGTGGAATCCGGTGGCGCCAGGCGCAGGCTCGTCTTCAGCGGTGATCTGGGACAGCCGGCCCGCCCGGTGCTGCGCGATCCCACCCCCTTGTCCGAGGCGGATTGTCTGGTTGTCGAGTCGACCTACGGCAACCGTGCCCACCGTGCCCTGGCGGAAACGGAGACCGAGCTGGTCTCCGTATTGCGCGACACGCTCGAGCGCAGGAAGGGGAACGTCGTCATCCCGGCGTTTGCCGTGGGGCGAACGCAGGAAATGCTGTTCGTCCTGGCCGACATCGTGCGCCAGGGCAAGCTTGCGTCGCTGCACGTTGTCGTCGATTCGCCCATGGCAGCGGCGGTCACGGAACTCACGCTGCGTTACGATGACCTCTGGGATGAGGAGACGCGCGACCTGCTGGCCTGGATGCGCGGACATCCGGAACGCATGCGGGTGAGGTTCGTGCAGGATGTCGAGGAATCGAAGGCACTGAACAACGAGCGCTCGGGGCTGGTCATCATTTCGGCAAGCGGGATGTGCGAAGCCGGCCGCATCAAGCATCACCTGCAGTACAACATCGGCCGCAGCGAATGCAGCGTGGTCATCTGCGGTTTCCAGGCGGCCGGCACGCTCGGTCGGCGGCTGGTGGATGGGGCCCGCACGATCACCTTGTTCGGCGAGAAATTCCCGGTGCGCGCGGCCATTCACACGATTGGCGGCTTGTCCGCCCATGCGGACCAGCCGGCGCTGCTGGCGTGGCTGTCACATTTTGCGCGACCGCCCCGGAATACGTTCGTGGTCCACGGCGAACGGGAGGCTTCCTCCGCGCTGGCGGATGCGGTCACCGAGCGGTTCGCCTGGCCGAATGTCACGATTCCCGTGGCGGGACACGGATACACTCTGACCTGA
- a CDS encoding Crp/Fnr family transcriptional regulator, which yields MSNRPVDIPATLRKVSFFSELSAEEIDRVARFTRERHLEKGEILFQRGDPVHGFYYVVSGQMKLAVSSAQGNEKVVEIISPMHSFGEAVMFLNRPYPVFAEALTSTQLLHIGQAVVSDLIDQDPGFARKLLAGMAIRLHGMVQDVETYSLRSSMQRVIGYLLQQVDNESEGASDIALPTSKQVIASRLNLTPETLSRIFHDLTEAGLITVHGKHISLLDPARLARHQG from the coding sequence ATGTCCAATCGTCCAGTCGATATTCCCGCCACACTGCGAAAAGTTTCCTTCTTCAGCGAACTGTCCGCAGAGGAGATCGACCGCGTTGCCCGCTTCACCCGCGAACGTCACCTCGAGAAGGGCGAAATCCTCTTCCAGCGCGGTGATCCCGTGCACGGTTTCTATTATGTGGTCTCGGGCCAGATGAAGCTCGCCGTCTCGTCCGCGCAGGGCAACGAGAAGGTGGTCGAGATCATCAGCCCGATGCACAGCTTCGGCGAAGCGGTGATGTTCCTCAACCGCCCCTACCCGGTTTTCGCCGAGGCCCTTACGTCGACGCAATTGCTGCACATCGGCCAGGCCGTCGTCTCCGACCTCATCGACCAGGATCCGGGATTCGCCCGCAAACTCCTTGCCGGCATGGCAATCCGCCTGCACGGCATGGTCCAGGACGTCGAGACCTACTCCCTGCGCTCGAGCATGCAACGCGTGATCGGCTACCTCCTGCAGCAGGTCGACAACGAAAGCGAGGGCGCAAGCGATATCGCGCTGCCGACCAGCAAGCAGGTCATCGCCTCGCGGCTCAACCTCACGCCCGAAACCCTTTCGCGCATTTTTCACGACCTGACCGAGGCCGGGCTCATCACGGTACACGGCAAGCACATCTCCCTGCTCGACCCCGCCCGACTGGCCCGCCATCAGGGCTGA
- a CDS encoding hemerythrin domain-containing protein, which produces MADSLIPTSPGFETPLEMLEACHERLQAQLATLARLAAWLPEHGPDRQAQQAATNVMRYFDVAAVKHHQDEEDDLFPVLRERVDEARRGELGTLIDWILADHQRLFAGWAQMRARLECIARGESADLTPAAVEEFAGAYRRHIAREEGELLPVARSVLGAQDIEVLSGTMTARRRQ; this is translated from the coding sequence ATGGCCGATTCGCTGATCCCCACGTCGCCGGGTTTCGAAACCCCGCTCGAGATGCTCGAAGCCTGCCATGAGCGCCTGCAGGCACAACTGGCCACGCTGGCCCGGCTCGCGGCCTGGCTTCCCGAGCATGGTCCCGACCGCCAGGCGCAACAGGCCGCGACCAACGTGATGCGCTACTTCGATGTTGCCGCGGTGAAGCACCACCAGGACGAGGAGGACGATCTCTTTCCCGTCCTGCGCGAGCGCGTCGATGAGGCCCGGCGGGGCGAGCTCGGTACGCTCATCGACTGGATCCTGGCGGATCACCAGCGGCTGTTCGCGGGCTGGGCGCAGATGCGCGCGCGGCTCGAGTGCATCGCGCGCGGAGAAAGTGCCGACCTGACGCCGGCCGCGGTGGAGGAATTCGCGGGCGCTTACCGGCGTCACATCGCGCGGGAGGAAGGCGAATTGCTCCCCGTCGCCCGCAGCGTGCTCGGCGCGCAGGATATCGAGGTGCTGTCGGGAACGATGACTGCGCGGCGGCGCCAATAG
- a CDS encoding MerR family DNA-binding protein yields the protein MSELTIGTLAKSAGVGVETVRYYQRRGLLPQGGAHKGAFRVYGTDELARLRFIRRAQTLGFSLEEISELLALDEETDRERARAFAQAKIADVESRIRQLEEMRSALQGLVTCCEHTEAPAPCPILHALSTASEEPPTSPPEAHAHGSRTRTSS from the coding sequence ATGAGCGAGCTCACGATCGGAACCCTGGCGAAGTCAGCCGGCGTCGGCGTCGAAACCGTGCGCTACTACCAGCGTCGCGGCCTGCTCCCGCAAGGCGGTGCGCACAAGGGCGCCTTCCGCGTCTACGGCACCGACGAACTCGCGCGCCTGCGTTTCATCCGTCGCGCGCAGACGCTCGGCTTCAGCCTCGAGGAGATCTCGGAACTGCTCGCCCTGGACGAAGAGACAGACCGCGAGCGTGCACGCGCGTTCGCGCAGGCGAAGATCGCCGACGTCGAATCCCGCATCCGGCAGCTCGAGGAGATGCGCAGTGCGCTGCAAGGCCTCGTGACCTGCTGCGAACACACCGAAGCGCCCGCCCCCTGCCCGATCCTGCACGCGCTCTCGACGGCATCCGAGGAGCCGCCCACTTCGCCGCCCGAGGCACACGCTCACGGCTCGCGAACGCGAACATCCTCGTGA
- the fnr gene encoding fumarate/nitrate reduction transcriptional regulator Fnr — translation MKATVPITVASLKVACSQCNLVELCLPFGMSESEIDRLDELVGARRKIKRQQHLYRAGDPFEAIYAIRAGSFKTDVLLEDGREQVTGFQMTGEMLGLDGISTEAHSCNAIALEDSEVCVIAYSKLEELSRVVEGLQLQFHKVMSREIVRDHGVMTLLGSMRAEERLAAFLLNMSQRFTARGFSPAEFHLRMTREEIGSYLGLKLETVSRAFSKFQDEGLIAVQQKHIRILDIVGLKRLIQHPSPSPRP, via the coding sequence ATGAAGGCGACGGTGCCGATTACAGTCGCGAGCCTGAAGGTCGCATGCTCCCAGTGCAACCTGGTCGAACTGTGCCTGCCCTTCGGGATGTCGGAATCGGAAATCGACCGTCTCGACGAACTGGTCGGTGCGCGGCGCAAGATCAAGCGGCAGCAGCATCTGTATCGCGCGGGCGATCCGTTCGAGGCGATCTACGCGATCCGCGCAGGTTCGTTCAAGACCGACGTGCTACTCGAGGACGGGCGCGAACAGGTCACCGGCTTCCAGATGACCGGCGAAATGCTCGGTCTCGACGGCATCAGCACCGAAGCCCATTCCTGCAATGCGATCGCGCTCGAAGACAGCGAAGTCTGCGTGATCGCCTACAGCAAGCTCGAGGAACTGTCGCGCGTGGTCGAAGGCCTACAGCTCCAGTTCCACAAGGTCATGAGCCGCGAGATCGTGCGCGACCACGGCGTGATGACCCTCCTCGGCTCGATGCGCGCCGAAGAGCGCCTGGCGGCCTTCCTGCTCAACATGTCGCAGCGTTTCACGGCGCGCGGCTTCTCCCCCGCGGAATTCCACCTTCGCATGACCCGCGAGGAGATCGGCTCCTATCTGGGCCTCAAGCTCGAAACGGTGTCGCGGGCCTTCTCGAAGTTCCAGGACGAAGGCCTGATCGCGGTCCAGCAGAAGCACATCCGCATTCTCGACATCGTCGGCCTGAAGCGGCTGATCCAGCACCCGTCGCCGTCGCCCCGCCCCTGA
- the hemN gene encoding oxygen-independent coproporphyrinogen III oxidase, protein MTSQKDLVFDQQLIRRFDINGPRYTSYPTADRFVEAFDARALRDWLAQRGVGGVSKPLSLYFHIPFCNTICYYCACNKIITKDHARSAKYLKYLDKEIGMQAAALGGSHQVTQLHLGGGTPTFLSHDELRQLMDSVHKRFTLVPNGEYSIEVDPRKVDFDTVKLLADLGFNRMSVGVQDFNEDVQEAVNRIQSFDETRLVIESARATGFKSISMDLIYGLPRQNIISFNRTLEQVLELSPDRISLYSYAHLPGLFKPQRRISINDMPTSDTKLQILQMAIRRLTEAGYVYIGMDHFAKPDDELTIAQRQGRLHRNFQGYSTQAECDLLAFGVSAIGKIGPVYSQNVKTLDEYYDALDRDELPVLRGVELTADDLLRRSIIQALMCHFELSIDSIEIAHLIKFDEYFAAELEDLKAMEEAGLLKVSDKWISVLPPGRLLVRGIAMVFDRYLRADRERARYSKVI, encoded by the coding sequence ATGACCAGTCAGAAAGATCTTGTGTTCGACCAGCAGCTGATTCGCCGGTTCGACATCAATGGGCCGCGCTACACGTCCTACCCGACGGCCGACCGCTTCGTCGAAGCGTTCGATGCCCGTGCATTGCGGGACTGGCTGGCGCAACGCGGTGTCGGGGGCGTGAGCAAACCGCTCTCATTATACTTCCACATCCCGTTCTGTAACACGATCTGCTACTACTGCGCGTGCAACAAGATCATCACGAAAGATCATGCACGTTCGGCGAAGTACCTGAAGTATCTCGATAAGGAAATCGGGATGCAGGCCGCCGCATTGGGCGGTAGCCACCAGGTCACGCAGCTTCACCTCGGCGGCGGCACGCCGACCTTCCTGTCGCATGACGAGCTGCGCCAGCTCATGGATTCGGTGCACAAGCGCTTCACGCTGGTGCCGAACGGCGAATACTCGATCGAGGTCGATCCGCGCAAGGTCGACTTCGACACCGTGAAGCTGCTCGCCGACCTCGGCTTCAACCGCATGAGCGTGGGCGTGCAGGACTTCAACGAAGACGTGCAGGAAGCGGTCAATCGCATCCAGAGCTTCGATGAAACCAGGCTCGTGATCGAGTCGGCCCGCGCCACCGGCTTCAAGTCCATCAGCATGGACCTGATCTACGGCCTGCCGCGCCAGAACATCATCAGCTTCAACCGCACGCTGGAGCAGGTACTGGAGCTGTCGCCGGATCGCATCTCGCTGTACAGCTACGCGCACCTGCCGGGCCTGTTCAAGCCGCAGCGCCGTATCTCGATCAACGACATGCCGACCTCGGACACCAAGCTGCAGATCCTGCAGATGGCGATCCGCCGGCTGACGGAGGCGGGCTACGTCTATATCGGCATGGACCACTTTGCCAAGCCGGACGACGAGCTCACGATCGCCCAGCGCCAGGGGCGCCTGCACCGCAATTTCCAGGGCTATTCGACGCAGGCCGAATGCGACCTGCTGGCCTTCGGCGTGTCGGCGATCGGCAAGATCGGCCCGGTGTACTCGCAGAACGTGAAGACGCTCGACGAGTACTACGACGCCCTCGATCGCGACGAACTGCCGGTCCTGCGCGGCGTCGAGCTGACGGCCGACGACCTGCTGCGTCGTTCGATCATCCAGGCGCTGATGTGCCATTTCGAGCTGTCGATCGATTCGATCGAGATCGCGCACCTGATCAAGTTCGACGAATACTTCGCCGCCGAACTCGAGGATCTCAAGGCGATGGAGGAGGCCGGCCTGCTGAAGGTCAGCGACAAGTGGATCAGCGTGCTGCCGCCGGGGCGCCTGCTGGTGCGCGGCATCGCGATGGTCTTCGACCGTTACCTGCGCGCCGACCGCGAGCGCGCGCGTTATTCGAAGGTCATCTGA
- a CDS encoding sulfite exporter TauE/SafE family protein produces the protein MPETGYIAAFLIGLLGGTHCVSMCGGIVGALTVNMPGRAGRQWPVHLAYNLGRVATYTILGGLLGALGTVGMLFSNVLPVQMALYVLANLMLVALGLYLTGFTGLLAPVERAGLVLWKRVQPFTARFIPARSVGHALPLGLLWGFLPCGLVYSVLTTALVTGSAGRGAGLMLAFGLGTLPNLMLAGMLFKRFRDITRNRRVRFVAGTLVLGFGVFGLFHAPTLGGALWKGVVCEV, from the coding sequence ATGCCTGAAACCGGTTACATCGCAGCCTTCCTGATCGGCCTTCTGGGCGGCACACACTGCGTCAGCATGTGCGGCGGGATCGTCGGCGCTCTGACTGTGAACATGCCGGGTCGCGCCGGGCGGCAGTGGCCGGTGCACCTGGCCTACAATCTCGGGCGGGTCGCGACTTACACGATCCTGGGGGGATTGCTCGGCGCCCTCGGGACCGTCGGCATGCTGTTCTCCAACGTCCTTCCGGTCCAGATGGCCTTGTATGTGCTGGCGAACCTCATGCTCGTCGCGCTGGGGCTGTACCTGACGGGATTCACGGGCCTGCTCGCGCCCGTCGAGCGGGCCGGATTGGTGCTGTGGAAGCGTGTCCAGCCTTTCACCGCGCGTTTCATCCCGGCGCGTTCGGTGGGGCACGCCTTGCCCCTCGGGCTGCTGTGGGGCTTCCTGCCTTGCGGCCTCGTCTATAGCGTGCTGACCACCGCGCTGGTCACCGGGTCCGCCGGGCGCGGCGCAGGGCTGATGCTCGCCTTTGGCCTGGGGACGCTGCCGAATCTGATGTTGGCGGGCATGCTGTTCAAGCGCTTCCGCGACATTACCCGCAACCGGCGCGTGCGATTCGTGGCGGGGACGCTCGTGCTGGGCTTCGGCGTGTTCGGGCTGTTCCATGCGCCCACGCTCGGCGGAGCCTTGTGGAAGGGCGTCGTCTGCGAGGTGTGA
- a CDS encoding FixH family protein, with protein sequence MQKTIEPWYRQGWPWFLISIPAVAVVMGMTTLWLAVSTWDGLVVDDYYQEGKTIEKTIARSQKAAEMGLVADVRIRADEVTLDLSTASRAPLPPTVVLTISHPTRSGMDQVVLLKRRDGVFVAPVAPLTAGRWLLQLEDESHTWRMNGTANIPADSVIRIVPFRS encoded by the coding sequence ATGCAGAAGACCATCGAACCCTGGTATCGACAGGGATGGCCCTGGTTTCTGATCTCCATTCCGGCGGTGGCCGTGGTCATGGGCATGACGACTCTGTGGCTTGCCGTGAGTACGTGGGACGGACTCGTGGTGGATGATTACTATCAGGAGGGCAAGACGATCGAAAAGACGATCGCGCGTTCGCAGAAGGCGGCGGAAATGGGCCTTGTCGCCGACGTCCGTATTCGCGCAGACGAGGTGACCCTGGATCTTTCCACTGCGTCCCGGGCGCCCCTTCCGCCGACTGTCGTGCTCACGATTTCCCATCCGACGCGCTCCGGAATGGATCAGGTGGTGCTCCTGAAGCGCCGGGACGGGGTTTTCGTGGCGCCGGTCGCGCCCTTGACGGCAGGGCGATGGCTGCTGCAACTCGAGGACGAATCGCATACCTGGCGCATGAACGGGACGGCCAACATTCCTGCCGATTCCGTGATCCGCATCGTGCCCTTCAGATCCTGA